The following proteins are co-located in the Flectobacillus major DSM 103 genome:
- a CDS encoding tetratricopeptide repeat protein → MKKNLFFICCLLMLQHVVVSQNDSLSIGKKVLTKLTSYNWEKDYVDMKDGSILLDPSVGKKAVMCLIFRKNGTGTFIHGENASPFRFQIADSILIINAVEYKIHKLNDFELVFDQYLPNTNDDGIKRFHYLATTDSPTEIYLRKHIKPFISISALKDTAFLFNEEVYPEFLGNLYTNKTQHTGQTFEEVHGDSYNFIEKAFLENIPKNTEGVFKVSFTVNTKGLVQDIVVNESTQEAYNAKLVGAILSTNRLWIPATWQNKKYPVKFQYIFQLVKEKPNLIEFDPVLYNEYFNRANSLMARKNYDKAVKIYTKCVLMTDDAIEAIYKRAECYEAMKITKNACSDWSYLASKGLKKAEKLFLEKCAK, encoded by the coding sequence ATGAAAAAAAATCTATTCTTTATCTGCTGCTTATTGATGCTTCAACATGTTGTTGTTTCACAAAACGATTCTTTGTCTATTGGTAAAAAAGTCCTTACTAAGCTAACTAGCTATAATTGGGAAAAAGACTATGTAGATATGAAAGATGGCAGTATCTTGCTCGACCCCTCGGTTGGTAAAAAAGCTGTTATGTGCCTAATTTTTCGTAAAAACGGAACAGGTACGTTTATTCATGGCGAAAATGCATCTCCTTTTCGTTTTCAAATTGCCGACTCTATCCTCATTATCAATGCCGTAGAATATAAAATTCATAAGCTCAATGATTTTGAATTGGTTTTTGACCAGTACCTACCCAATACCAACGACGATGGTATCAAGCGTTTTCATTACTTGGCTACAACCGATAGCCCAACAGAGATTTATCTAAGAAAACACATTAAACCTTTTATTTCTATTTCGGCCTTAAAGGATACAGCTTTTCTATTCAATGAGGAGGTATATCCCGAGTTTTTAGGAAATCTATATACCAATAAAACCCAACATACAGGACAAACCTTTGAAGAAGTACACGGAGATTCGTATAATTTTATTGAAAAGGCTTTCTTAGAGAATATCCCCAAAAATACCGAAGGTGTATTCAAAGTATCATTTACGGTAAATACCAAGGGCTTGGTACAAGATATTGTGGTCAACGAAAGCACACAGGAAGCCTACAACGCCAAACTTGTCGGTGCTATTCTAAGTACCAATCGCTTATGGATTCCTGCTACTTGGCAAAATAAAAAATACCCTGTCAAGTTTCAATATATTTTTCAGTTAGTAAAAGAAAAACCTAATCTGATTGAATTTGACCCTGTGCTGTACAACGAATACTTTAACCGAGCCAACAGCCTAATGGCTCGCAAAAACTATGACAAAGCAGTAAAAATTTATACAAAGTGTGTTTTGATGACCGACGATGCCATTGAGGCTATTTATAAGCGGGCAGAATGTTATGAAGCCATGAAAATCACCAAAAATGCTTGCTCGGATTGGAGCTATCTGGCATCGAAAGGACTCAAAAAAGCTGAAAAACTATTTTTAGAGAAATGTGCCAAATAG
- a CDS encoding 3-keto-disaccharide hydrolase — translation MLKRLICLLIPVSVFAQTEIPLNDLSYFKKPSANWSIEGQVVGTANGEALKVSSGKGILLNTLKGPKYQRTDDLVFGFEHGDIRLSLDYMIPTGSNSGIYLQSRYEVQIMDSWLKANPNDGDAGAIYHRWDESRGAGKEGYEGHAPRQNAIKAPGLWNHLEIDFKAPQFDASGKKIANARFVKVVLNGVLIHENIELLGVTRGAVSTQETAKAPIMIQGDHGQVAFKNIRYEVFDKTPATFSPATYEYYQGKFGNLQTGTNKPVTTGTTAIPTMKLAEAKSDFLLKFQGKITIPETDTYTFTTNWTGSGALLIDNDTITNGSHWYSENVKGSKKLSAGEHSYTLIYAKDFGWGPKGLGLFIERVGTAKQSITERTSLPEPEATPLVEVAVNQETVLQRSFVVYNGVKKTHAINVGMPNGLNFSYDLNQGGYLQAWRGKFLDATQMWHDRGEPQTSEPMGAAITANDKFPLAFLTSASASFPDSLTKSDLQYKGYTLQKNEASKINSVFPIFQYEYKGLKVKDTSVPSARAEGIIRQISFEGATPANTQLYALLAEGSSIINLDTQRFGVDNQQYYVEVLSSNPNNKPFIRENKGKMQLLMPLTGLKELSYQLTF, via the coding sequence ATGTTAAAACGTTTGATTTGTTTACTTATACCCGTTTCTGTTTTTGCACAGACAGAAATACCATTAAATGATTTGAGCTACTTCAAAAAGCCTAGTGCCAATTGGAGTATCGAAGGGCAGGTTGTTGGCACAGCCAATGGCGAAGCCCTGAAAGTTAGCTCAGGAAAAGGTATTTTGTTAAATACCCTCAAAGGCCCTAAATATCAACGTACTGATGATTTGGTATTTGGTTTTGAGCATGGCGATATTCGTCTTTCGCTCGACTACATGATTCCGACAGGCTCAAATTCAGGTATTTATTTACAAAGCCGCTACGAAGTTCAAATCATGGATAGCTGGCTCAAAGCCAATCCTAACGATGGCGATGCTGGTGCTATTTATCACCGCTGGGACGAATCGCGTGGAGCTGGCAAAGAGGGTTATGAAGGGCATGCTCCTAGGCAAAACGCTATCAAAGCTCCTGGCCTTTGGAATCACCTCGAAATTGATTTTAAAGCACCTCAATTTGATGCTTCTGGCAAAAAAATCGCTAATGCTCGCTTTGTAAAAGTAGTATTGAATGGTGTGTTGATTCATGAAAATATCGAACTACTAGGCGTTACACGTGGGGCCGTATCAACGCAAGAAACAGCCAAAGCTCCTATTATGATTCAAGGCGACCACGGGCAGGTAGCTTTCAAAAATATTCGCTATGAAGTTTTTGACAAAACTCCTGCAACCTTCAGCCCTGCTACCTACGAGTATTACCAAGGCAAATTTGGTAACCTCCAAACAGGAACTAACAAGCCCGTAACAACAGGTACAACGGCCATACCTACCATGAAGTTGGCAGAGGCTAAATCTGATTTTCTTTTGAAGTTTCAAGGTAAAATCACGATTCCAGAAACCGACACTTATACCTTTACTACCAACTGGACAGGTTCGGGTGCATTGTTGATTGATAACGACACCATTACCAATGGAAGCCACTGGTACAGCGAAAATGTAAAAGGAAGCAAAAAACTGTCGGCAGGCGAGCATTCTTATACATTGATTTATGCAAAAGATTTTGGTTGGGGGCCTAAAGGACTAGGCTTATTTATAGAAAGAGTAGGCACTGCCAAACAATCTATTACAGAACGTACTTCCTTACCAGAGCCAGAAGCTACGCCACTTGTAGAAGTAGCTGTAAATCAGGAAACTGTACTACAACGTTCTTTTGTTGTCTATAATGGTGTAAAAAAGACACATGCTATTAATGTAGGTATGCCTAATGGCCTGAATTTCTCTTATGACCTCAATCAAGGAGGATATTTACAAGCTTGGAGAGGAAAGTTTTTGGATGCTACTCAAATGTGGCATGATCGTGGCGAACCCCAAACATCGGAGCCTATGGGTGCGGCTATTACAGCTAATGATAAATTTCCTTTAGCATTTTTGACGAGTGCCTCAGCCAGTTTTCCCGATTCGTTGACCAAAAGCGACCTTCAATACAAAGGTTATACTTTACAAAAAAATGAGGCTTCTAAAATCAACTCGGTATTTCCTATTTTCCAATACGAATACAAAGGGCTAAAAGTAAAAGATACCTCTGTTCCATCGGCTCGTGCTGAGGGTATCATCCGTCAGATAAGCTTTGAGGGAGCAACCCCTGCCAATACACAACTTTATGCCCTTCTTGCCGAAGGCTCTTCTATTATCAATCTTGATACCCAACGTTTTGGCGTTGATAATCAACAATACTATGTAGAAGTACTTTCTTCAAATCCGAATAACAAACCTTTTATTCGTGAAAACAAAGGCAAAATGCAATTGTTGATGCCTCTTACTGGTCTGAAAGAATTGTCTTATCAATTGACTTTCTAA